In a single window of the Rhizobiaceae bacterium genome:
- the atzF gene encoding allophanate hydrolase codes for MLPDFLDLATLRSAYASGMTPLDLVNEVLDRIENCDDPAVFISRTPEDQLRTAAFELMASHPEPNSLPLWGVPFAVKDNIDVAGIATTAACPAFAYVPEKDATAVARLKAAGALVIGKTNLDQFATGLNGTRSPYGAPRSVFDKAYVSGGSSSGSAVAVAAGIVSFALGTDTAGSGRVPAAFNNIVGIKPTPGLVPNVGVVPACRSVDVVTVMAGTVGDGIAVRRIMDGYGAADPYSKVAAPVRLPASGLRVGVLHGAEREFYGNAAFEALYDAAIERAKALGAQIVPFDYAPFRQAAELLYNGPWVAERLAAVKDFIATNADDFDPTVRQIIEGARAYDAVDAFEGQYRLEALRQRTLGEWKKVDVLMLPTSPTTYTVEEMRADPIVRNGHFGRYTNFANLFGYAAIAVPAGFTEGGHLPAGVTFFGPAFSDDALATFADAMHRSLAPGMGKDRAAALPLESAVAEPDDGLVEIVVVGAHLTGMPLNRELTERGGKLVKACRTAADYRLYALANTVPAKPGLVRDPSFAGPGLAVEVWKLSPEAFGLFVQAIPAPLGIGKITLEDGTQASGFLCERHAIGDAQEITYLGGWRAFVQSAMKA; via the coding sequence ATGCTACCCGACTTCCTCGATCTCGCCACGCTCAGGTCAGCCTATGCCTCGGGCATGACTCCGCTAGACCTCGTCAACGAGGTGCTGGACCGCATCGAGAATTGCGACGATCCGGCGGTGTTCATCAGCAGGACGCCTGAGGACCAGTTGCGTACCGCAGCCTTCGAACTGATGGCGTCCCATCCGGAACCGAACAGCCTCCCGCTTTGGGGCGTGCCCTTTGCGGTCAAGGACAATATCGACGTCGCGGGGATTGCGACCACCGCCGCTTGCCCCGCCTTTGCATATGTCCCTGAAAAGGATGCCACGGCCGTCGCGCGGCTGAAGGCGGCGGGCGCGCTCGTCATCGGTAAGACCAATCTCGACCAGTTCGCCACAGGGCTCAACGGCACGCGCTCGCCATACGGCGCTCCGCGTTCGGTGTTCGACAAGGCCTATGTATCCGGAGGCTCGTCGTCCGGCTCGGCGGTCGCGGTCGCCGCCGGCATTGTGAGTTTCGCGCTCGGCACCGATACGGCAGGCTCGGGCCGCGTGCCTGCTGCCTTTAACAACATCGTCGGCATCAAACCGACGCCCGGCCTTGTGCCCAATGTCGGTGTCGTGCCCGCATGCCGGTCGGTGGACGTGGTGACAGTGATGGCGGGAACCGTTGGCGACGGCATTGCGGTTCGCCGCATCATGGACGGCTACGGGGCCGCCGATCCCTATTCCAAAGTCGCCGCCCCGGTGCGGTTGCCCGCGTCTGGTCTGCGCGTCGGCGTGCTCCACGGTGCAGAGCGCGAGTTTTACGGCAATGCGGCCTTCGAGGCGCTCTATGACGCTGCGATTGAGCGGGCGAAGGCGCTTGGCGCGCAGATCGTTCCGTTTGACTACGCGCCGTTCCGGCAGGCGGCGGAACTGCTCTACAACGGTCCGTGGGTGGCGGAAAGGCTGGCCGCGGTGAAGGATTTCATCGCGACCAATGCCGACGATTTCGACCCGACCGTGCGGCAGATCATCGAGGGTGCGCGCGCTTATGATGCCGTCGACGCCTTCGAGGGCCAATACAGGCTGGAAGCTTTGCGACAGCGGACGCTGGGCGAATGGAAAAAGGTGGACGTGCTGATGCTGCCCACCTCCCCCACCACCTACACGGTGGAGGAGATGCGCGCCGACCCGATCGTCAGGAACGGCCATTTCGGACGTTACACCAACTTCGCCAACCTGTTCGGCTATGCGGCGATTGCCGTGCCTGCCGGGTTCACCGAAGGCGGCCACCTCCCCGCCGGGGTGACGTTCTTTGGCCCGGCCTTTTCCGATGACGCGCTGGCGACGTTTGCCGATGCCATGCACAGGTCGCTCGCTCCCGGCATGGGCAAGGACCGGGCAGCCGCGCTGCCGCTCGAATCGGCGGTTGCAGAACCGGATGACGGGCTGGTCGAAATCGTCGTGGTCGGCGCGCATCTGACCGGCATGCCCCTGAACCGCGAACTAACCGAACGGGGCGGCAAGCTCGTCAAAGCCTGTCGCACGGCTGCCGACTATCGGCTCTATGCGCTGGCGAACACCGTACCCGCCAAGCCGGGTCTTGTCCGCGATCCTTCCTTTGCCGGTCCCGGCCTCGCCGTTGAAGTGTGGAAGCTTTCGCCGGAAGCCTTCGGCCTGTTCGTGCAGGCCATTCCCGCACCGCTCGGCATTGGAAAGATCACGCTTGAGGACGGAACTCAGGCCAGCGGCTTCCTGTGCGAGCGCCACGCCATCGGCGACGCGCAAGAGATAACGTATCTGGGCGGATGGAGAGCCTTTGTCCAGTCCGCGATGAAAGCCTGA
- a CDS encoding urea carboxylase-associated family protein, whose translation MTPFIQTDETRTLENAVHIHHIPAERPFSSIIRKGQTVRIEDSYGQQAIDTLFYSADDHSERYSNQETMRAQNGAYISTGTKIMSSEGRVMLSMTADSCGRHDTSAGACSCESNTVRFGQETRYQHACRDNFVAELSKHGMDKRDIAPNINFFMNVPISSKGEMTIVDGISSPGDYVELKAEMDVLLVISNCPQINNPCNGFDPTPIRVLVWDGEA comes from the coding sequence ATGACGCCATTCATCCAGACCGATGAAACCCGCACGCTGGAAAACGCGGTGCACATTCATCACATCCCCGCCGAGCGACCCTTTTCCTCGATCATCCGCAAAGGCCAGACGGTCCGCATCGAAGACAGCTACGGCCAGCAGGCCATCGACACGCTGTTCTACAGCGCCGACGACCATTCGGAGCGCTATTCCAATCAGGAAACGATGCGTGCGCAGAACGGAGCATACATATCGACGGGCACGAAAATCATGTCGAGCGAAGGGCGTGTGATGCTGTCCATGACCGCCGACAGTTGCGGACGTCACGACACCTCCGCCGGAGCCTGTTCATGCGAGAGCAATACGGTGCGCTTCGGGCAGGAGACTCGATACCAGCATGCGTGCCGCGACAACTTCGTCGCCGAACTGTCGAAGCACGGCATGGACAAGCGCGACATCGCGCCGAACATCAACTTCTTCATGAATGTGCCGATCTCCTCCAAAGGTGAAATGACCATCGTCGACGGCATTTCCTCGCCCGGCGACTATGTCGAGCTGAAAGCCGAGATGGACGTGCTGCTGGTCATTTCCAACTGCCCGCAGATCAACAATCCCTGCAATGGCTTCGACCCCACTCCGATCCGCGTGCTGGTCTGGGACGGCGAGGCCTAG
- the uca gene encoding urea carboxylase, whose translation MFQKVLVANRGEIAVRIIRTLDRMGIASVAVYSDADRFAMATRLARESVRLGPSPATESYLDIEAVIAACKATGAQAVHPGYGFLSENTRFVERLRQEGIVFIGPTQSNIADFGLKHTARELARTCGVPLLPGSDLIDGIEGALAAARRIGFPVMLKSTAGGGGIGMQLSADEGALRTAFEGVQRTAKASFGDARVYLERFVAGARHVEVQIFGNGKGRVIALGERDCTLQRRNQKVLEETPAPGLSDAVRARLREAAVALGQEVRYESAGTVEFIYDPALEESYFLEVNTRLQVEHPVTEAVLGIDLVEWMIRQAAGEDVLSGKGDMTPSGAAMEARIYAEMPHAGFRPSAGLLTEVAFPDDVRVDGWIETGTEVTAFYDPMLAKVIVHGETRAEAISALKAALANVSIFGIETNLEYLREIAGSELLSGSDISTAALAYFPFEPDLVEVIVPGAQSSLQELPGRLGLWHVGVPPSGPMDERSFRHANRLVGNHDTTAALELTVAGPQLRFFSSATIALSGARMPMTLDGERVDHSAAIAVKPGQILSIGSIEGAGQRSYLAVHGGFDAPVVLDSRATFGPGQFGGNATGPLRSGHVLRLARATQADAQEPLAPAALSREWSIGVVYGPHGAPDFFLDEDIETLFSAPYEVHFNSDRTGVRLIGPSPKWARADGGEAGLHPSNLHDNAYAIGSIDFTGDMPIILGPDGPSLGGFVCPAVIAADEQWKMGQLKPGDKIQFLPVERAQDPIAGPTVKLRGANAGSPIVGLREDTDTPVVYRRQGDNNLLVEYGPMRLDIGLRLRAHLLMQALLEARLPGVIDLTPGIRSLQIHYDGEQLTRMRLLGLLGELEDGMPSIDSVSVPSRTVWLPLSWDDPAARLAMRKYQELVRPNAPWCPSNIEFIRRINGLADEQALKDMIFSASYLVMGLGDVYLGAPVATPLDPRHRLVTTKYNPARTWTPENAVGIGGAYMCIYGMEGPGGYQLFGRTIQMWNTWRQTQVFARDKPWLLDFFDQIRFFPVSSAELSEARAAFPHGEYPVRIDDGIFSFAAYQAELARNDMEIRAFKTAQQQAYEAERLYWKEHGLDRFTVEEQSMDGLVAGIPEGCFGVESAVPGNVWKVLVETGQAVAAGETLAIIESMKMEIPVTAHAPGRIRDMRASPGRSIKAGDILAVLETV comes from the coding sequence ATGTTCCAGAAGGTCCTCGTCGCAAATCGCGGCGAAATAGCCGTCAGGATAATCAGGACGCTCGACCGGATGGGCATAGCTTCGGTTGCGGTCTATTCCGACGCCGACCGGTTTGCCATGGCGACGCGGCTTGCGCGCGAGTCCGTCCGCCTGGGGCCGTCACCCGCGACTGAGAGCTATCTCGACATCGAGGCGGTCATCGCCGCCTGCAAGGCGACTGGGGCGCAGGCGGTGCACCCGGGCTACGGCTTCCTGTCGGAAAACACCCGCTTCGTGGAGCGGCTCCGGCAGGAAGGCATTGTCTTCATCGGCCCCACGCAAAGCAACATTGCGGATTTCGGCTTGAAGCACACGGCCCGCGAACTGGCGAGAACATGCGGCGTCCCCCTGCTTCCCGGTTCGGACCTGATCGACGGCATCGAAGGCGCGCTCGCAGCTGCGCGCCGCATCGGCTTTCCTGTCATGCTCAAATCAACCGCCGGCGGCGGCGGAATAGGCATGCAGCTAAGCGCCGACGAGGGCGCACTTCGAACCGCCTTCGAAGGTGTGCAGCGCACGGCGAAGGCCAGCTTCGGCGACGCGCGCGTCTATCTGGAGCGCTTCGTTGCGGGAGCGCGTCATGTCGAGGTGCAGATATTCGGCAATGGCAAGGGCCGCGTCATCGCGCTCGGCGAGCGTGACTGTACACTGCAACGCCGCAACCAGAAGGTGCTTGAAGAAACGCCCGCCCCCGGCCTTTCGGACGCGGTTCGCGCGCGGTTGCGCGAGGCGGCCGTCGCGCTCGGCCAAGAGGTGCGATATGAATCGGCGGGCACCGTGGAATTCATCTACGATCCGGCGCTGGAAGAGTCCTATTTCCTTGAAGTGAACACCCGCCTCCAGGTCGAGCATCCCGTGACTGAAGCAGTGCTCGGCATCGATCTTGTCGAGTGGATGATCCGCCAGGCAGCGGGCGAGGATGTGCTGTCAGGCAAAGGGGACATGACGCCAAGCGGCGCTGCCATGGAAGCGCGCATCTATGCCGAAATGCCCCATGCCGGTTTTCGTCCGAGCGCCGGGCTGCTCACCGAAGTGGCCTTTCCCGACGACGTGCGCGTCGATGGCTGGATCGAGACGGGCACGGAAGTCACGGCCTTCTACGATCCGATGCTCGCAAAGGTCATCGTGCACGGCGAAACGCGGGCCGAAGCCATTTCGGCCCTGAAGGCCGCGCTGGCGAACGTGTCGATCTTCGGCATCGAGACCAATCTTGAATATCTCCGGGAGATCGCTGGTTCAGAGCTTCTCTCGGGTTCGGATATCAGCACCGCCGCGCTTGCCTATTTTCCGTTCGAGCCGGACCTTGTCGAAGTGATCGTGCCCGGCGCCCAATCGAGCCTTCAGGAACTGCCGGGGCGTCTCGGCCTGTGGCATGTCGGCGTTCCGCCGAGCGGACCGATGGACGAACGTTCGTTTCGGCACGCAAACAGGCTGGTCGGAAACCACGACACCACCGCCGCGCTGGAGTTGACCGTCGCAGGCCCTCAGCTGCGGTTTTTCTCAAGCGCCACGATAGCGCTGAGCGGCGCGCGCATGCCCATGACGCTGGACGGCGAGCGGGTCGACCACAGCGCCGCAATCGCAGTGAAACCCGGCCAGATCCTCTCTATCGGCTCCATCGAGGGGGCGGGACAGCGATCCTATCTGGCGGTGCATGGCGGCTTCGACGCGCCGGTCGTTCTGGATTCGCGCGCCACCTTCGGTCCTGGACAGTTCGGCGGCAACGCCACCGGCCCACTGCGCTCCGGTCATGTGCTGCGCCTTGCCCGCGCGACACAGGCGGACGCGCAGGAGCCGCTTGCGCCTGCCGCGTTGAGCCGCGAATGGTCGATAGGCGTGGTCTACGGTCCGCATGGCGCACCCGATTTCTTCCTCGACGAGGACATCGAGACGCTGTTTTCTGCACCCTACGAGGTGCATTTCAATTCCGACCGCACGGGTGTTCGCCTGATCGGCCCGTCGCCGAAATGGGCGCGCGCGGATGGGGGCGAGGCGGGCCTTCATCCCTCCAACCTGCACGACAACGCCTACGCCATCGGCTCAATCGATTTCACCGGCGATATGCCCATCATTCTCGGACCCGACGGGCCATCGCTCGGCGGCTTTGTCTGTCCGGCGGTGATCGCCGCCGACGAGCAATGGAAGATGGGCCAACTGAAGCCCGGCGACAAAATACAATTCTTACCGGTCGAGCGCGCGCAGGACCCGATTGCAGGCCCGACAGTCAAGCTGCGCGGCGCGAATGCCGGATCGCCCATCGTGGGCCTGCGGGAGGACACGGACACGCCAGTCGTCTATCGTCGTCAGGGTGACAACAATCTGCTGGTCGAATACGGCCCGATGCGGCTCGACATCGGGCTCAGGCTGCGGGCGCATCTGCTGATGCAGGCCCTGCTGGAAGCCCGTCTGCCGGGCGTCATCGACCTGACGCCCGGCATTCGCTCCCTCCAGATCCACTATGACGGCGAGCAGCTGACGCGCATGCGGCTGCTGGGCCTGCTTGGCGAACTGGAAGACGGCATGCCCTCCATCGATTCGGTCAGCGTTCCGAGCCGCACTGTCTGGCTGCCGCTTTCCTGGGATGACCCGGCTGCGCGGCTCGCCATGCGGAAATATCAGGAACTGGTGCGCCCGAATGCGCCATGGTGTCCGTCGAACATCGAGTTCATTCGCCGCATCAACGGGCTGGCCGACGAACAGGCGTTGAAGGACATGATCTTCAGCGCATCCTACCTCGTCATGGGCCTGGGCGATGTCTATCTTGGCGCTCCGGTGGCGACGCCGCTCGATCCCCGCCATCGCCTCGTCACCACGAAGTACAATCCGGCGCGCACATGGACGCCGGAAAATGCCGTCGGCATCGGCGGGGCGTATATGTGCATCTACGGGATGGAAGGCCCCGGCGGCTACCAGCTTTTCGGTCGCACGATCCAGATGTGGAACACCTGGCGGCAGACCCAGGTCTTTGCACGCGATAAGCCCTGGCTGCTCGATTTCTTCGACCAGATACGCTTCTTTCCGGTGTCGAGCGCCGAACTGTCGGAAGCCCGCGCGGCCTTTCCTCACGGGGAATATCCGGTTCGCATCGACGATGGCATATTTTCGTTTGCCGCCTATCAGGCGGAACTGGCGCGAAACGACATGGAGATACGTGCGTTCAAGACCGCCCAGCAGCAAGCATATGAGGCCGAGCGCCTGTACTGGAAGGAACATGGCCTCGACAGGTTCACGGTCGAGGAACAATCTATGGACGGCCTTGTGGCCGGGATACCGGAGGGATGCTTCGGCGTGGAAAGCGCCGTTCCGGGCAATGTCTGGAAAGTGCTTGTCGAAACCGGACAGGCCGTCGCCGCGGGCGAAACGCTCGCCATCATCGAATCGATGAAAATGGAAATCCCCGTCACCGCCCATGCGCCGGGCCGCATCCGCGACATGCGCGCATCCCCGGGCCGAAGCATCAAGGCCGGTGACATACTGGCCGTACTGGAGACCGTCTAG
- a CDS encoding HAD-IIB family hydrolase: protein MADNQLYVMHISIHGLLRATNPEVGTDIDTGGQVRYVLDLVEAMDAHPSIRKVDLLTRKIADARISPDYARDTEMLSPKVTIRRIPCGPARYIRKELLWPHLTEFVDGALTMIREQAELPDVLHAHYADAGLVAVRLSKVLGIPVVFTGHSLGRFKLANLMARGMKRGKANEAFALDARIEAEEETIENAALLVASSKNEEHEQYKLYDHFDPNRIMVNPPGCDIEKFGAEPKKPAVRELNHTLGRFLNDPDKPALIMLARPDPQKNILAAIETFAAEELRELCNLVLFLGARDDIREFEAPQRKLLQEVLYLVDRHDLYGSIAYPKRNPPEVAAALFHYASKTGGALLGLSRHENFGLTLVEAAAAGLPVVTSGAGGMSDIVEICNNGIFVNPDRFGETARRIRKLVTDRSRWNRMAKSGKVASRAKLSWKSHLDRYLPAVREIVKAQATPVVRSAQPKPLSKITKLLICDIDDTLTGNRRAVHRFNRFVEERDDITFGISTGRNLSDAMETLKSWSVIEPQFLITSVGTEIHTNFGNLVPNSMWNRHLKFRWKPQDVREVLAKLSQLRPQEDEAQSHYKISYYCEGAGASTAAEIKSVLRKNKLQARVIVSRNYCVDVVPVRASKGHALRFLAAQWNIDLGSIFTAGDSGNDLDMLSGLVKATVVGNHSGELEALREDSNTYFSTLHSAAGILDGLAHYGLIAAQPAQMPSSK, encoded by the coding sequence TTGGCCGACAATCAGCTTTATGTCATGCACATATCAATTCACGGGCTTTTGCGGGCAACCAATCCCGAGGTCGGCACAGATATCGATACAGGCGGGCAGGTGCGATATGTGCTCGATCTGGTTGAAGCGATGGATGCCCATCCCAGCATACGAAAAGTCGATCTTTTGACGCGCAAGATCGCCGATGCGCGCATTTCGCCTGACTATGCGCGCGACACCGAAATGCTCTCTCCGAAGGTTACGATCCGGCGGATCCCGTGCGGACCGGCGCGGTATATCCGCAAGGAGTTGTTGTGGCCGCATCTGACCGAGTTCGTCGATGGGGCGTTGACCATGATCCGCGAGCAGGCCGAGCTTCCCGATGTGCTGCATGCGCACTATGCCGATGCAGGACTCGTCGCTGTCAGGCTTAGCAAGGTTCTGGGAATCCCGGTTGTCTTCACCGGCCATTCATTGGGCCGCTTCAAACTTGCGAACCTCATGGCGCGTGGAATGAAGCGCGGCAAGGCAAATGAAGCGTTTGCTCTCGATGCACGCATCGAGGCCGAGGAAGAGACCATCGAGAATGCCGCTCTGCTCGTGGCGAGCAGCAAGAACGAGGAACACGAACAATACAAGCTTTATGACCATTTCGACCCGAATCGAATCATGGTGAACCCGCCGGGCTGCGATATCGAGAAATTCGGTGCCGAGCCGAAAAAGCCCGCCGTCCGGGAACTCAACCACACGTTGGGCCGATTTCTCAACGATCCGGATAAGCCCGCCTTGATCATGTTGGCGAGGCCCGACCCGCAAAAGAATATTCTGGCCGCGATCGAGACATTTGCGGCGGAGGAATTGCGGGAGCTGTGCAATCTGGTTCTGTTTCTCGGTGCCCGCGACGACATTCGGGAATTCGAGGCGCCTCAAAGGAAATTGCTCCAGGAGGTGCTCTATCTGGTCGACCGCCATGACCTCTACGGCAGCATCGCATACCCCAAGCGCAACCCGCCCGAGGTTGCGGCTGCGCTTTTCCACTATGCGAGCAAAACCGGAGGCGCTTTGCTTGGTTTGTCACGCCATGAGAATTTCGGACTGACGCTTGTTGAAGCTGCGGCCGCCGGCTTGCCTGTGGTCACTTCAGGTGCGGGCGGCATGTCGGATATCGTCGAGATCTGCAACAATGGAATCTTCGTCAACCCCGATCGTTTCGGTGAAACTGCCCGTCGCATTCGCAAACTGGTCACGGATCGATCGCGATGGAATCGTATGGCGAAGAGCGGCAAGGTCGCCAGCCGCGCGAAGCTGAGCTGGAAAAGCCATTTGGATCGTTACCTGCCAGCGGTGCGCGAGATCGTCAAAGCCCAGGCGACGCCAGTCGTCCGCAGTGCGCAGCCCAAGCCGCTTTCAAAAATTACGAAGCTGCTGATCTGCGACATCGACGATACGCTTACCGGCAACCGGCGCGCCGTGCACCGCTTCAACAGATTCGTTGAGGAAAGAGATGACATCACATTTGGAATTTCGACGGGCCGCAACCTTTCCGATGCGATGGAAACACTGAAATCATGGTCGGTGATCGAACCGCAATTTCTGATTACCTCCGTTGGTACCGAGATCCATACCAACTTCGGAAATCTCGTGCCCAACAGCATGTGGAACAGACACCTTAAATTCCGCTGGAAGCCGCAGGATGTGCGAGAAGTCCTCGCAAAGCTATCGCAACTTCGGCCGCAGGAGGACGAAGCCCAGTCGCACTACAAGATCAGTTACTATTGCGAGGGAGCAGGCGCTTCGACGGCCGCTGAAATCAAAAGCGTCCTTCGCAAGAACAAGTTGCAGGCGCGTGTCATCGTCTCGCGCAATTACTGTGTCGACGTTGTGCCGGTCAGGGCTTCCAAAGGTCATGCGCTGCGGTTCCTCGCCGCGCAATGGAATATTGATCTTGGCAGTATTTTTACCGCAGGCGATTCCGGCAACGACCTGGACATGCTGAGCGGGCTGGTCAAGGCAACCGTGGTCGGAAACCACAGCGGCGAACTTGAAGCGCTTCGAGAGGATTCCAATACGTATTTCTCCACGCTGCACTCGGCGGCGGGAATTCTCGATGGATTGGCACATTACGGATTGATTGCCGCACAACCTGCGCAAATGCCGTCATCGAAATGA
- the larB gene encoding nickel pincer cofactor biosynthesis protein LarB — MTDSVSDFHRAERIGLSEAIYCEDKTAAQIAAILAEAADKQAGLLLTRLDARKLEALPADLAAPIDHCALSRTGFFGAVPPVSTAGGVAIVAAGTSDAAVAREASRTLRHAGIDATLIVDVGVAGLWRLMERIDEIRTHPVVIVVAGMDAALASVVGGLIPGAVIAVPTSVGYGVADGGRTALNAMLASCASGITVCNIDNGYGAACAALRILNALNMGPAKP, encoded by the coding sequence GTGACGGATTCCGTTTCCGATTTCCACCGCGCCGAGCGCATCGGTTTGAGCGAGGCGATCTATTGCGAGGACAAGACCGCCGCGCAGATTGCCGCGATCCTCGCCGAAGCGGCGGACAAGCAGGCGGGCCTGCTTCTCACGCGGCTCGACGCACGGAAACTCGAAGCGCTGCCCGCTGACCTTGCTGCGCCCATCGACCATTGCGCCCTGTCGCGAACAGGGTTTTTCGGCGCGGTGCCGCCGGTCTCGACAGCGGGCGGTGTCGCGATTGTCGCGGCGGGCACGTCCGATGCGGCGGTCGCGCGCGAGGCATCCCGCACCCTGCGCCATGCCGGCATCGATGCGACGCTGATTGTCGATGTCGGCGTCGCCGGCCTGTGGCGGCTGATGGAGCGCATTGACGAAATAAGGACGCACCCGGTGGTGATCGTCGTCGCAGGCATGGACGCAGCACTCGCCAGCGTTGTCGGCGGCCTTATCCCCGGCGCGGTGATCGCGGTGCCGACTTCGGTGGGCTACGGCGTCGCCGACGGAGGGCGCACCGCCCTCAATGCCATGCTCGCCAGTTGCGCCTCGGGCATAACCGTCTGCAACATCGACAATGGCTATGGCGCGGCCTGCGCCGCCTTGCGCATATTGAATGCCTTGAACATGGGTCCCGCCAAACCGTGA
- a CDS encoding SH3 domain-containing protein — protein sequence MRKIAYLLLIWTFATLAHADEIDVQRVRFPAGQTGTTIEAAIKGYSIKDYILGANAGQRMTVSMKTSNGASYFNVLPANSETAIFVGSTSGNNFEGVLPANGDYRIRVYLMRSAARRNETAKYTLSIAIHGGSAQNPAPANPDYADGLSGGPDFWQVSGVPANDALNIRSGPSASSRILISVPNGTVFRNLGCKMAGGQRWCQLQQPDRGVRGWAAGRYLREAAAPATPRPPAASNGANVDQKACLQAVAKVTSNDVTVLSYEFSEANSEVIIGVGPNRARWRCLVSRGRVADVMSLTDEGAL from the coding sequence ATGCGGAAAATAGCCTATTTGCTGCTGATCTGGACCTTTGCGACCCTCGCGCACGCCGATGAAATCGACGTACAGCGAGTGCGCTTTCCGGCTGGCCAGACAGGCACAACAATCGAAGCAGCGATCAAGGGATACTCGATCAAGGACTATATTCTCGGCGCAAACGCCGGGCAGCGCATGACCGTCAGCATGAAAACCAGCAACGGGGCCAGCTATTTCAACGTTCTTCCAGCCAATAGCGAAACCGCGATTTTTGTCGGCTCGACCAGCGGCAACAATTTCGAAGGCGTCCTGCCTGCGAACGGCGACTATCGAATCCGCGTATATCTCATGCGGAGCGCCGCACGGCGCAACGAGACCGCCAAATACACGCTTTCCATCGCGATACATGGTGGCAGCGCACAAAATCCGGCACCGGCGAACCCCGACTATGCGGACGGCCTTTCAGGCGGGCCGGACTTCTGGCAGGTCAGCGGCGTTCCAGCCAACGATGCGCTCAACATCCGCAGCGGCCCGTCGGCAAGCAGCCGGATTCTGATCAGTGTGCCGAATGGCACGGTGTTCAGAAATCTCGGCTGCAAGATGGCGGGCGGCCAGCGATGGTGTCAGTTGCAGCAACCGGATCGCGGTGTACGCGGATGGGCCGCCGGGCGCTATCTGCGCGAGGCGGCCGCGCCGGCAACTCCCAGGCCGCCGGCAGCTTCCAATGGCGCGAATGTGGATCAAAAAGCCTGTCTGCAGGCGGTCGCCAAGGTCACGAGCAATGACGTGACGGTCCTGAGCTACGAATTTTCAGAAGCAAACAGCGAGGTCATCATCGGCGTGGGTCCGAACCGCGCCCGTTGGCGATGCCTGGTATCGCGTGGCCGGGTGGCGGACGTGATGTCATTGACGGATGAAGGCGCACTGTAG
- a CDS encoding DUF1989 domain-containing protein yields the protein MHVRRSPEEIAVNRARYEEHQKKGLEFVPKSRPDLSPLPEPAVEAPAIMHSESIPGGWYWSTTIRREESLRISLDHGFSSVALIAWNAGDPTERLNLPDTVKVQWTTALSKGRVIFSDMGRVMFSITEDSCGAHDCLAGGSTAATNARYGKANLRDTRDNFVKLAMKRGLTRRDIPAALSLFAPVRTNEDGSFFWNHDLLRTGDYVELRAEMDMVVGFSNCPHPLDPNPDYAPNPVRVTRIAARPVAANDHCRTATAEAARGFENNALANL from the coding sequence GTGCATGTGAGACGTTCGCCCGAAGAAATAGCCGTCAATCGCGCGCGCTACGAGGAGCACCAGAAGAAAGGCCTTGAATTTGTTCCGAAAAGCCGACCCGATCTCAGCCCCCTGCCGGAGCCTGCCGTAGAGGCCCCCGCCATCATGCACAGCGAGTCGATACCTGGCGGCTGGTACTGGTCGACGACGATCCGCCGCGAAGAGAGCCTGCGCATCAGCCTCGATCATGGCTTCTCGTCGGTCGCCCTCATTGCTTGGAATGCCGGGGACCCCACGGAAAGGTTGAATCTGCCGGATACGGTGAAGGTCCAATGGACCACCGCTCTTTCAAAGGGCCGCGTCATCTTTTCCGACATGGGCCGCGTCATGTTCTCGATCACCGAGGACTCCTGCGGCGCGCATGACTGCCTCGCGGGCGGCTCCACCGCCGCCACCAACGCGCGCTACGGCAAGGCGAACCTGCGCGATACCCGCGACAATTTCGTCAAGCTCGCCATGAAGCGCGGGCTGACGCGACGCGATATTCCCGCGGCACTTTCATTGTTCGCGCCTGTTCGAACGAATGAGGACGGAAGCTTCTTCTGGAACCACGACCTCCTCCGCACGGGCGACTATGTGGAGCTTCGCGCCGAAATGGACATGGTGGTCGGCTTTTCTAACTGTCCCCACCCGCTCGACCCCAACCCGGACTATGCGCCGAACCCGGTGCGGGTGACGCGCATCGCCGCAAGGCCCGTCGCGGCAAACGACCATTGCCGCACGGCGACCGCCGAAGCCGCACGCGGCTTTGAAAACAACGCCCTCGCAAATCTCTGA